In Ipomoea triloba cultivar NCNSP0323 chromosome 15, ASM357664v1, one genomic interval encodes:
- the LOC116005834 gene encoding uncharacterized protein LOC116005834 → MIKLGFIAKCKQSGCPWSITLRWIKDVNCWRVTTFTNTHDGCFWVWEDPTVMASRLAKRWKKDIRGNSKWTLSEFRERVATDDHFHITSKVAYKAMTMARASIDGELEDYFRTFWNYYLEIQRSNPNTTSIVKMSEYVEEGGKKRFLRWYICWEACRNGFQHCRKIIGVDGFHLRSKYGGYLLTATSMDPNDGIFPIAYAMVEGIEVAAESEVTFIFDKKKGLIPAFNVVIPNVVHRFCVRHLYANLKVVGFHAKAIKETLWAAARTTTVNSFKDELRKMKELDINAFEWLENKQPSEWSCSHFTCSALCDILVNNTRGSEWSRPICPNIVKKIAVEEKFAGGYIPLQCDLNLFEVKNCHTGEQHQVGLGKKTCSCRKWDLSGIPFKHAICAIWMKRHNVLDYVNSYYSIENYLKVYRWSIKPMAGPNEWPQTHRETPPEYKAKPGRPKKLRLRGADETKGKIKSQLMGSI, encoded by the exons ATGATAAAGTTAGGTTTTATTGCCAAGTGTAAACAGAGTGGATGCCCTTGGTCAATAACCCTAAGATGGATAAAGGATGTCAACTGTTGGAGGGTTACAACATTCACAAATACACATGATGGTTGCTTTTGGGTGTGGGAGGATCCTACTGTTATGGCCAGTAGACTAGCTAAGAGGTGGAAAAAGGACATACGTGGGAATTCAAAATGGACACTCAGTGAGTTTAGGGAAAGGGTAGCCACTGATGACCACTTCCATATCACCTCAAAGGTTGCCTACAAGGCTATGACAATGGCTAGAGCTTCTATTGATGGTGAGCTAGAGGATTATTTCAGGACGTTTTGGAATTATTATCTTGAGATTCAAAGATCAAATCCAAATACAACTTCTATTGTGAAGATGAGTGAGTATGTAGAGGAAGGAGGGAAGAAGAGATTTCTAAGATGGTACATCTGCTGGGAAGCTTGTAGGAATGGTTTCCAACATTGTAGGAAAATTATAGGGGTTGATGGTTTCCATTTAAGATCCAAATATGGTGGCTATTTGTTGACAGCTACTAGCATGGATCCCAATGATGGGATTTTCCCAATTGCTTATGCAATGGTTGAGG GAATTGAAGTTGCAGCAGAGAGTGAAGTCACATTCATATTTGATAAGAAAAAGGGGTTGATTCCTGCATTTAATGTGGTTATTCCAAATGTGGTTCATAGATTCTGTGTGAGGCATTTGTATGCAAATCTTAAGGTAGTAGGCTTTCATGCTAAGGCAATTAAGGAAACCTTGTGGGCAGCAGCAAGAACCACCACTGTGAATTCCTTTAAGGATGAATTAAGGAAGATGAAAGAGCTTGATATCAATGCATTTGAGTGGTTGGAAAACAAACAACCATCAGAATGGTCATGCTCACACTTCACATGTTCTGCCCTGTGTGATATTCTGGTCAATAAT ACAAGAGGAAGTGAATGGTCGAGACCTATTTGTCCAAACATTGTGAAGAAAATTGCAGTTGAAGAGAAGTTTGCAGGTGGGTATATACCATTACAGTGTGATTTGAACTTGTTTGAGGTGAAGAATTGTCATACTGGTGAGCAGCACCAAGTAGGTTTGGGGAAGAAGACATGTTCATGCAGGAAGTGGGATTTATCTGGAATCCCATTCAAACATGCAATCTGTGCAATATGGATGAAAAGACACAATGTGTTGGATTATGTAAATAGCTACTACTCAATTGAGAATTACTTGAAAGTGTATAGATGGAGCATCAAACCAATGGCTGGTCCTAATGAGTGGCCTCAAACTCATAGAGAGACACCACCTGAGTACAAAGCTAAACCTGGCAGGCCAAAGAAACTGAGGTTGAGAGGAGCTGATGAAACCAAAGGAAAAATCAAATCACAACTGATGGGGTCTATATGA
- the LOC116006617 gene encoding chaperone protein ClpB3, mitochondrial-like, whose product MATSRSSSTARLTRSALAAFRASRNRSLAQSRYATSRAAEGSFLNGLNATRPHLLLASVSGRVGTATNVSKSYLKAVMFGGNFNGRAYSTAAASSGQISNAEYTELAFEGIIGAVDAARANKQQVVETEHLMKALLEQKDGLARRIFTKAGLDNTTILQATDTFISQQPKVTGDTSGPIIGPHLYSLLENAKKHKKEMGDSYVSVEHLLLALYSDTRFGQQLFRNLQLSEKFLKEAIEAVRGNQRVTDQNPEGKFQALEKYGIDLTELARRGKLDPVIGRDDEIRRCIQILSRRTKNNPVIIGEPGVGKTAIAEGLAQRIVRGDVPEPLMNRKLISLDIGALLAGSKFRGEFEERLKAVLKEVTASNGQIILFIDEIHTVVGAGATGGSLDAGNLLKPMLGRGELRCIGATTLNEYRKYVEKDPALERRFQQVYCGQPSVEDTISILRGLRERYELHHGVKISDSALVSAAVLADRYITERFLPDKAIDLVDEAAAKLKMEITSKPTELDELDRTILKLEMEKLSLKNDTDKASKERLSKLESDLSSLKQKQKELTEQWEHEKNLMTRIRSIKEEIDRVNLEMEAAEREYDLNRAAELKYGTLTSLQRQLEEAEKNLAEYQKSGSSLLREEVTDVDIAEIVSKWTGIPLSNLQQTERYKLVLLENVLHRRVVGQDIAVKSVADAIRRSRAGLSDPNKPIASFMFMGPTGVGKTELAKALAAYLFNTENALVRIDMSEYMEKHAVSRLVGAPPGYVGYEEGGQLTEVVRRRPYSVVLFDEIEKAHHDVFNILLQLLDDGRITDSQGRTVSFTNTVVIMTSNIGSQHILETLQSSQGSKEAVYEVMKKQVVDLARQNFRPEFMNRIDEYIVFQPLDMEHVSQIVEIQMNRLKARLKHKKIDLQYTHEAVSFLATMGFDPNFGARPVKRVIQQMVENEVALGVLRGDFKEDDSILVDVDISPNVKERLAQSSRLIIKKIENGSRMDAMVAND is encoded by the exons ATGGCGACATCTCGGAGCTCCTCCACGGCCAGATTGACTAGGTCGGCTCTGGCGGCCTTCAGGGCGTCTCGTAACCGGTCTCTGGCTCAGTCCCGCTATGCCACCTCACGCGCCGCCGAGGGTTCGTTTCTCAACGGATTAAATGCTACTCGACCGCACCTGTTACTCGCCTCCGTGTCTGGGAGAGTTGGAACTGCCACAAATGTGTCGAAATCATACTTGAAAGCCGTCATGTTCGGAGGAAATTTTAATGGCCGCGCATACTCCACCGCCGCCGCTAGCTCTGGACAG ATTAGCAATGCAGAATATACTGAGTTGGCTTTTGAGGGTATTATTGGAGCTGTAGATGCAGCACGAGCCAACAAACAACAAGTGGTTGAAACAGAGCATTTAATGAAAGCCCTTCTGGAGCAGAAGGATGGATTAGCTCGGAGAATATTCACTAAGGCTGGATTGGATAACACAACAATTTTGCAAGCCACAGATACATTTATATCTCAACAGCCTAAG GTGACTGGTGATACTAGTGGTCCCATTATTGGGCCCCATCTCTACTCTCTCTTAGAAAATGCAAAGAAACATAAGAAAGAAATGGGTGATTCCTATGTGTCCGTGGAGCACTTGCTGTTAGCTTTATATTCAGACACTAGATTCGGGCAGCAACTATTTAGAAATCTGCAACTTAGTGAGAAATTTTTAAAGGAAGCTATTGAAGCTGTACGTGGAAATCAGAGAGTAACTGACCAAA ATCCAGAAGGGAAGTTCCAGGCACTTGAGAAATATGGTATTGACTTGACTGAACTtgctaggcgtggaaaacttGACCCAGTGATAGGACGAGATGATGAAATACGGCGCTGCATTCAAATTTTGAGTCGGAGGACCAAAaacaatcctgttattattggTGAGCCGGGAGTTGGAAAAACTGCAATTGCTGAGGG GTTGGCACAGCGGATAGTCCGTGGAGATGTTCCAGAACCTCTCATGAATCGGAAG TTGATATCATTGGATATAGGTGCACTGCTTGCTGGCTCCAAGTTCCGTGGAGAATTTgaggaaagattaaaagctGTATTAAAGGAAGTAACTGCTTCAAATGGGCAGATTATACTATTTATCGATGAGATCCACACTGTTGTTGGTGCAG GCGCTACTGGTGGGTCATTGGATGCTGGAAATTTATTGAAACCAATGCTTGGTCGTGGTGAGCTGAGATGTATTGGAGCAACTACACTAAATGAATATAGAAAGTACGTTGAGAAGGATCCTGCTTTAGAACGTAGGTTTCAACAAGTATATTGTGGACAACCATCTGTGGAAGATACAATTTCCATTCTTCGTGGGTTGCGAGAACGGTATGAGCTGCATCATGGGGTCAAAATATCTGATAGTGCTCTTGTATCAGCAGCAGTTCTTGCAGATAGATACATTACTGAGCGTTTTTTACCCGACAAAG cCATTGACCTTGTTGATGAAGCTGCtgcaaaattgaaaatggaGATTACTTCAAAGCCTACCGAGTTAGATGAGTTAGATAGGACAATACTAAAGCTAGAGATGGAGAAACTTTCTCTTAAAAATGACACTGATAAAGCATCTAAAGAAAGGCTGAGCAAGCTGGAAAGTGACCTATCATCACttaaacaaaagcaaaaagagCTAACTGAACAGTGGGAGCATGAAAAGAACCTGATGACCCGTATTCGATCAATCAAGGAGGAG ATTGACAGGGTCAACCTAGAGATGGAAGCTGCAGAGCGTGAATATGATCTTAATCGTGCTGCTGAACTTAAGTATGGAACACTGACATCTCTTCAGCGTCAGCTTGAAGAAGCTGAGAAAAATCTTGCTGAGTATCAGAAGTCTGGAAGCTCTTTACTCCGGGAAGAAGTAACAGATGTTGACATTGCTGAAATTGTTAGCAAATGGACTGGTATTCCATTGTCAAATCTTCAGCAGACAGAAAGATataagcttgttttgttagAGAATGTACTTCACCGCAGGGTTGTTGGCCAAGATATTGCAGTGAAATCTGTAGCTGATGCAATTAGGCGTTCAAGAGCTGGACTATCAGACCCAAATAAGCCCATCGCGAGTTTCATGTTCATGGGCCCCACAGGTGTTGGTAAAACTGAGCTTGCAAAGGCTCTTGCTGCATACCTTTTCAACACAGAAAATGCTCTCGTGCGGATTGATATGAGTGAGTATATGGAAAAGCATGCGGTTTCACGTTTAGTTGGTGCTCCACCAGGTTATGTTGGTTATGAAGAGGGTGGGCAACTTACAGAAGTGGTCCGTCGGAGGCCTTATTCAGTGGTGCTCTTTGATGAAATTGAGAAGGCACATCATGATGTCTTCAACATTCTGTTGCAACTGTTGGATGACGGAAGAATAACAGACTCCCAAGGAAGGACTGTTAGCTTTACAAACACTGTTGTGATAATGACCTCAAACATTGGTTCACAGCATATTCTTGAAACCCTTCAAAGCTCGCAAGGTAGTAAAGAGGCAGTTTATGAAGTCATGAAAAAGCAGGTAGTTGACTTAGCAAGACAGAATTTTCGGCCTGAGTTCATGAATCGAATTGATGAGTACATTGTTTTCCAACCTTTGGACATGGAGCATGTCAGTCAAATTGTTGAAATCCAG ATGAACCGCCTAAAAGCGCGTCTCAAACATAAGAAAATTGATCTTCAGTACACACATGAAGCTGTCAGTTTTCTagctactatgggttttgacCCAAACTTTGGAGCCCGGCCAGTGAAGCGAGTAATTCAACAAATGGTTGAAAACGAAGTTGCATTGGGAGTTTTGAGGGGAGATTTTAAGGAGGATGACTCGATCCTAGTTGACGTTGATATATCCCCAAATGTTAAAGAGCGGCTTGCCCAAAGCAGCAGATTGATCatcaagaaaatagaaaatggttCTAGAATGGATGCCATGGTTGCTAATGATTGA
- the LOC116006557 gene encoding cytochrome b561, DM13 and DOMON domain-containing protein At5g54830-like, with translation MGPSRLSCILLLLGFVLCFIPPSCCDPGPGCHNTWNTSLLNYTYQFSMAQHQLRGLLTVKDGCSFRVSEFDMLGGSDVRWWGAVGEEFENLTKGFVISDQILNKTYQNESFVVRLRKNVTWDRIKVVSVWDLPTASDFGHVVLGNSTNSTNYLAPSMVYVNGSAVHTKGQPTMLENCKLLSDKYRVRWTLNKDDDSIDIGLEAAIPFANYMAFGWAKPNASSKFMLGSDVTVTGFRDDAMPFADDFFISKYSECMISKDGSVEGVCPDTLYKSSDQVSVNNTRLVYGHRRDGVSFIRYKRPLKSDDKKYDSPLHPKDKMTVIWALGLIRPPDSLRPFYLPQNHGGTYGHLTLNISEHVNDCLGPLDADDKQDQDLVIADKKEPLIVTAGPAVYYPNPPNPSRVLYINKKEAPILRVERGVPITFSLQAGHDVAFYITSDPIGGNATLRNASETIYFGGPEAEGVQASPTEMTWAPNRNTPDLVYYQSVYTQKMGWKVEVVDGGLPDMYNSSVVLDDQQVTLFWTLAENSISMAARGEKKSGYLAIGFGRGMVNSYAYVGWIDDDGKARVSTYWIDGRDSSSIHPTHENLTNVRCRSENGIITMEFTRPFLPSCDHDDRPECKNIIEPTSPLKVVWAMGAQWSEGHLSVRNMHSITSSRPVRVLLMRGSAEAEEDLRPVLAVHGFMMFLAWGILLPGGILAARYLKHVKGDGWFQIHVYLQYSGLAIVFLGFLFAVAELRGFAFNSLHVKFGLLAIILVIAQPVNAYLRPKKPSTGEEVSSKRVLWEYVHVVTGRCAIIVGIAALISGMKHLGDRYGDEDVRALIWALIVWFLIGALTMMYLEYRQKKRIRDRAVGRSNWVLGNGEEEDVDLLSPSRAAEKELHSSERMEVQLEPLSR, from the coding sequence ATGGGACCTTCTCGACTCTCATGCATACTGCTTCTTCTTGGATTTGTTCTCTGTTTCATTCCACCTTCTTGCTGTGATCCTGGACCGGGTTGCCACAACACCTGGAACACCTCTCTTCTCAACTACACGTATCAGTTCTCCATGGCGCAGCATCAACTGCGTGGTCTACTCACTGTGAAGGATGGTTGCTCCTTTAGGGTTAGTGAATTCGATATGCTGGGGGGTTCTGATGTGCGCTGGTGGGGTGCTGTCGGAGAAGAATTCGAGAATCTCACCAAGGGTTTTGTAATTTCCGATCAGATTTTGAACAAGACCTATCAGAACGAGAGTTTTGTTGTGAGGCTGAGGAAGAACGTGACATGGGATCGTATTAAAGTTGTTTCCGTTTGGGATCTGCCTACAGCTTCGGATTTTGGGCACGTTGTACTGGGGAATTCCACAAACTCGACTAACTATCTGGCTCCGTCAATGGTGTATGTGAATGGGTCTGCAGTTCACACAAAAGGGCAGCCCACAATGTTGGAGAATTGCAAACTCTTGTCTGACAAGTATAGGGTTAGGTGGACTTTAAATAAAGATGATGATTCAATTGATATTGGATTAGAGGCTGCAATTCCATTTGCTAATTATATGGCATTTGGGTGGGCAAAACCTAATGCTTCATCTAAGTTTATGCTTGGCAGTGATGTGACGGTCACGGGATTCAGGGATGATGCTATGCCATTTGCTGATGattttttcatttcaaagtacAGTGAATGCATGATTAGCAAGGATGGAAGTGTTGAGGGTGTTTGTCCAGATACTCTATACAAATCATCTGATCAAGTATCAGTAAATAATACAAGGTTGGTTTATGGTCACAGAAGGGATGGTGTGTCGTTTATTAGGTATAAGAGGCCCCTGAAATCTGATGATAAGAAGTATGATTCTCCATTGCATCCAAAGGATAAAATGACAGTTATATGGGCATTAGGGTTGATAAGGCCTCCTGATAGTCTCCGCCCTTTCTATCTTCCTCAAAACCATGGGGGTACATATGGACACTTGACCCTTAACATTTCAGAACATGTAAATGATTGCTTGGGACCTCTTGATGCGGATGATAAACAAGATCAAGATCTTGTAATTGCTGATAAAAAGGAACCTCTTATTGTTACAGCAGGTCCAGCAGTATATTACCCCAATCCACCGAATCCTTCACGAGTTCTCTACATCAACAAGAAAGAGGCACCTATTCTCAGGGTTGAGAGGGGTGTTCCAATAACATTTTCTCTACAAGCTGGGCATGATGTGGCATTTTACATTACTTCTGACCCAATTGGTGGAAATGCAACATTGAGGAATGCATCTGAGACAATATATTTTGGGGGTCCAGAAGCAGAAGGAGTTCAAGCCAGTCCTACAGAAATGACTTGGGCTCCTAACCGTAACACACCAGACCTAGTTTACTATCAGTCTGTTTATACACAGAAAATGGGTTGGAAAGTTGAAGTAGTTGATGGTGGTTTACCAGATATGTACAATAGCAGTGTTGTTTTGGATGACCAACAGGTTACCCTCTTCTGGACATTGGCAGAAAATTCAATATCTATGGCAGCTCGGGGTGAGAAAAAGAGTGGTTATCTAGCAATTGGATTTGGTCGTGGAATGGTGAATAGCTATGCTTATGTGGGTTGGATTGATGATGATGGAAAAGCAAGGGTAAGCACGTATTGGATAGATGGAAGAGATTCTTCAAGTATTCATCCAACACATGAGAACTTGACAAATGTTAGATGCAGGTCAGAAAATGGCATCATAACTATGGAGTTTACCCGCCCATTTCTTCCATCATGCGATCATGATGATAGGCCAGAGTGCAAAAACATTATTGAGCCTACAAGCCCACTCAAAGTTGTATGGGCCATGGGTGCTCAATGGTCAGAGGGCCACTTAAGTGTGAGAAATATGCATTCTATCACAAGCAGTAGGCCTGTTCGGGTGCTGCTTATGCGTGGTTCTGCAGAGGCAGAGGAGGATTTACGGCCAGTATTAGCTGTACATGGATTCATGATGTTTCTAGCCTGGGGTATCTTGCTTCCAGGTGGAATTCTGGCTGCCAGATACTTAAAACATGTCAAGGGAGATGGTTGGTTCCAGATTCATGTTTATTTGCAGTACTCAGGATTAGCAATTGTTTTCCTTGGCTTTCTTTTTGCTGTAGCTGAACTTCGGGGCTTTGCATTCAACTCACTACATGTTAAGTTTGGACTACTTGCCATAATACTTGTCATTGCACAACCAGTGAATGCATACTTGAGACCTAAGAAGCCTTCTACTGGTGAGGAGGTCTCATCAAAAAGAGTTCTTTGGGAGTATGTCCATGTTGTCACTGGGAGATGTGCCATCATTGTTGGGATTGCTGCACTTATAAGTGGAATGAAGCATTTAGGAGACAGGTATGGTGATGAAGATGTCAGGGCACTCATCTGGGCTTTAATTGTTTGGTTTCTCATTGGTGCTTTGACAATGATGTATTTGGAGTATCGTCAAAAGAAAAGAATACGGGATAGAGCAGTTGGAAGAAGCAATTGGGTGTTGGGTAATGGTGAAGAGGAGGATGTTGATCTACTGAGTCCAAGCAGGGCTGCAGAGAAAGAGTTGCACTCTTCTGAAAGAATGGAAGTTCAGCTGGAACCCTTGAGCAGATAG